A genome region from Christensenella minuta includes the following:
- the purE gene encoding 5-(carboxyamino)imidazole ribonucleotide mutase, with the protein MKVAVIMGSKSDLPVLKPAIDTLKDFGIEVEAHIMSAHRTPELAADFAKNAKDKGVEVIIAAAGKAAHLAGVIAGHTILPVIGLPIKSSTMDGLDSLLSTVQMPEGIPVATVAINGGKNAALLAVQILALKYDTLSDLLYKFKEDMQLKVVAADAELGEELSK; encoded by the coding sequence ATGAAAGTTGCAGTGATTATGGGGTCAAAAAGCGATCTGCCGGTTTTAAAACCAGCAATTGATACGCTGAAAGATTTTGGAATCGAAGTGGAAGCGCATATCATGTCGGCGCACAGGACGCCCGAGCTTGCGGCGGACTTTGCGAAAAACGCAAAGGATAAGGGTGTTGAAGTGATCATTGCAGCGGCTGGGAAAGCCGCCCATCTGGCCGGTGTGATCGCAGGGCATACAATCTTGCCGGTGATTGGCCTGCCGATTAAATCCTCGACGATGGATGGCCTCGATTCCCTGCTCTCCACCGTGCAGATGCCGGAGGGGATTCCGGTTGCTACGGTAGCGATTAACGGAGGCAAGAACGCCGCACTTTTAGCAGTGCAGATTCTCGCGTTAAAGTACGATACATTGAGCGATTTATTATATAAGTTTAAAGAGGACATGCAACTCAAAGTGGTAGCTGCGGACGCTGAACTCGGGGAGGAATTATCAAAATGA
- a CDS encoding acetate uptake transporter, translated as MSEQTKRANPGPLGLLGFGMTTILLNLHNAGITELSVVIVAMGLALGGAAQIIAGIFELRGGNTFGGTAFVAYGFFWWSLIFIWTNPVGDTILAADERSMGFYLLLWGIFTLFMFIGTLKHNTITKIVFLTLALLFFGLATGEFSGLPFVKIISGYIGILCGASAVYSAMGQIVNGEFEKKIMPL; from the coding sequence ATGAGCGAACAAACAAAAAGAGCGAATCCGGGTCCTTTGGGGTTATTGGGCTTTGGTATGACGACGATCCTTTTGAACCTGCACAATGCGGGAATAACGGAGCTTTCGGTTGTCATCGTGGCGATGGGGCTTGCGTTGGGGGGAGCCGCGCAGATTATTGCCGGTATTTTTGAACTGCGGGGAGGAAATACCTTTGGCGGTACGGCATTTGTTGCATATGGTTTTTTCTGGTGGTCGTTGATTTTTATTTGGACAAATCCGGTCGGCGACACAATATTGGCGGCGGACGAACGATCCATGGGCTTTTATCTTTTACTGTGGGGGATCTTTACACTTTTCATGTTTATCGGTACGCTGAAGCATAATACAATCACGAAAATTGTCTTTCTCACACTTGCGTTACTATTTTTCGGGCTTGCAACCGGGGAATTCAGCGGACTCCCGTTTGTTAAAATTATCTCGGGCTATATAGGAATTCTATGTGGAGCAAGCGCAGTTTATTCCGCTATGGGACAGATTGTAAATGGAGAATTTGAAAAGAAAATTATGCCGCTGTAA
- a CDS encoding helix-turn-helix domain-containing protein: protein MLNENIKAIRKSKGLSQQELAIKLNVVRQTISKWEQGLSVPDSDMLISISEVLETSVSTLLGETVTETKDDDLKAISEKLEIINLQLAQRKTTRQKMLHWLFISLCAVIVVISAVLIVSNSSYLGWDYSEPETAVVGVAFHAFEWIFVRLAPIIFIGAILGIFLTWKKV from the coding sequence ATGTTAAACGAAAATATTAAAGCAATCAGAAAATCAAAAGGGCTTTCGCAACAGGAGCTTGCTATCAAGCTGAATGTGGTGCGGCAAACAATCTCTAAATGGGAACAAGGATTGTCAGTTCCTGATTCAGATATGTTGATCTCTATATCTGAGGTGCTTGAAACCTCCGTAAGCACTTTGCTTGGAGAAACTGTTACTGAAACGAAGGATGATGATTTAAAAGCAATTTCAGAAAAACTGGAGATTATAAACTTGCAGCTTGCACAAAGGAAGACCACACGACAAAAAATGCTTCATTGGTTATTTATCTCGTTGTGTGCGGTCATAGTGGTAATTTCTGCAGTCTTAATCGTATCAAATAGCTCTTATTTAGGGTGGGATTACAGTGAACCTGAAACCGCCGTTGTTGGAGTAGCTTTTCACGCATTTGAATGGATATTTGTCAGGTTAGCACCGATTATTTTTATTGGGGCAATCCTTGGGATTTTTTTGACATGGAAAAAAGTATAA
- the purN gene encoding phosphoribosylglycinamide formyltransferase — protein MKFAVMASGGGTDFQSLIDAVKAGQIDAEICCLIASKPDIYAVERAKKAGIPVEIVQKKFFGSVEAFDRAILATLKRYLADFVVLAGYLNIVGPQTISAYENKIINIHPALIPSFCGMGMYGSHVHEAVIAYGAKYSGATVHFVNEEADAGPIILQEVVPVLEDDTPEDLAARVLKTEHQLLPRAVALMAGGKLRVEGRIVKILE, from the coding sequence CTGAAATTTGCGGTAATGGCTTCAGGCGGGGGAACGGACTTTCAATCTTTGATCGACGCGGTGAAGGCTGGGCAAATTGATGCGGAAATCTGCTGCCTGATTGCGAGCAAACCAGATATCTACGCGGTCGAGCGTGCAAAAAAAGCGGGTATTCCCGTGGAAATAGTGCAAAAGAAGTTCTTCGGCAGTGTGGAGGCGTTCGACCGGGCGATTCTTGCTACGCTCAAGAGATATTTGGCTGATTTTGTCGTACTTGCGGGCTATCTTAATATCGTAGGGCCGCAAACCATCAGCGCTTATGAAAATAAGATTATCAATATCCATCCGGCATTGATTCCCAGCTTTTGCGGGATGGGAATGTATGGAAGCCATGTGCATGAGGCCGTGATTGCATACGGTGCAAAATATTCCGGCGCGACGGTTCACTTTGTGAACGAGGAAGCGGATGCGGGGCCGATCATTTTACAGGAAGTGGTCCCGGTTTTGGAGGACGACACCCCGGAGGATCTCGCCGCGCGGGTATTGAAAACGGAACACCAGTTGCTACCGCGGGCGGTAGCGCTGATGGCGGGCGGCAAGCTTCGGGTTGAGGGGCGGATCGTAAAAATTTTAGAATAA
- the purC gene encoding phosphoribosylaminoimidazolesuccinocarboxamide synthase, with product MKKTEQLYEGKAKKVFKTDDPNYVIVDYKDDATAFNGLKKGTIVGKGVVNNKVSNHMFKMLEKHGIPTHYVEELSDRETVVKSVSIVPVEVIVRNIAAGSLSKRLGIPEGTKLKSTVLEYSYKDDELGDPMINDYHVYAMGLATPEEMEKIAEYSFKVNEVMTEYLKQFGIELIDFKLEYGRCNGEIILADEISPDTCRFWDSKTGEKLDKDRFRQDLGNVEDAYQEILKRLMGE from the coding sequence ATGAAAAAGACAGAGCAGTTGTATGAAGGAAAAGCGAAGAAGGTATTCAAAACCGACGATCCGAACTATGTGATCGTTGACTACAAGGATGACGCGACCGCATTCAACGGGCTGAAAAAGGGAACGATTGTCGGGAAAGGCGTTGTGAACAACAAAGTATCGAACCATATGTTCAAAATGCTTGAAAAACATGGTATTCCGACACACTATGTAGAAGAACTTTCGGACCGCGAGACGGTTGTCAAGAGTGTTTCTATTGTTCCGGTCGAGGTAATCGTGCGCAATATCGCGGCGGGAAGCCTTTCCAAAAGACTCGGCATTCCGGAAGGAACAAAACTGAAATCCACAGTGCTCGAATACAGCTATAAGGATGACGAGCTCGGCGATCCGATGATCAATGATTATCATGTTTATGCAATGGGACTCGCGACTCCGGAGGAGATGGAGAAAATTGCGGAGTATTCGTTTAAAGTGAACGAGGTAATGACGGAGTATCTGAAACAATTTGGGATCGAACTGATCGACTTCAAACTGGAATATGGCCGCTGTAATGGCGAGATCATTCTTGCTGATGAGATTTCACCGGATACATGCCGTTTCTGGGATTCCAAGACGGGCGAGAAGCTCGATAAAGACCGCTTCCGGCAGGATCTTGGGAATGTGGAAGATGCATACCAGGAGATCCTCAAGAGGCTGATGGGAGAATAA
- a CDS encoding NCS2 family permease, which yields MEKFFKLTDNKTNFRTEVIAGFVTFFTMAYIIFVNPNILSGAGMDHGSVTVATCLSAAIGTLLIGLMSNYPFAQAPGMGLNAFFVYTVCGAMAWEWEGALAAVFISGIIFVIITLSGARGKILNAVPRSLKYAIGAGIGLFIASLGLKNGSMLALSADGFFIGSLANPMMLLAVIGLVITIILMVLKVKGAILIGIVLTTVVGLFMPNGEGGTITSLAGVEVSPLALAGFIAFALMVLFVIIWGVTKKKGMGTIAGICLAATVVLLIANLATGESSISLDQTFMKMDFSKMFVGPTLFVQVISFVTVILAFLMIDMFDTMGTIIGTAEKAGYLDKDGNLPKANQAMMADAIATAAGAVLGTSTVTTFVESVSGVNEGGRTGLTSVVVAILFVLALLFAPIAGIIPSSATAPALIVVGILMMGPLMKIRWDDFAEAAPAFMTVLCMGFMSSITDGIAFGFITYAICKIFTKKAKEVGGIMWGIVIIFIVYYIMRAIVIG from the coding sequence ATGGAAAAGTTTTTCAAGCTGACGGACAACAAGACTAATTTCCGTACTGAGGTAATTGCCGGGTTTGTAACGTTTTTTACGATGGCTTACATCATCTTCGTTAACCCGAATATCTTATCCGGCGCGGGAATGGACCATGGCAGCGTAACGGTTGCTACGTGTCTTTCGGCGGCGATCGGTACGCTGCTGATTGGTCTGATGTCGAACTATCCGTTCGCGCAGGCGCCCGGTATGGGCCTTAACGCATTCTTCGTGTACACGGTATGCGGCGCGATGGCATGGGAGTGGGAAGGCGCTCTTGCGGCAGTGTTTATCTCGGGTATCATTTTTGTTATTATCACACTGTCCGGCGCACGCGGCAAAATCCTGAATGCGGTTCCGAGGAGCTTAAAATATGCGATTGGTGCAGGTATCGGCCTGTTCATCGCGTCCCTCGGACTCAAAAACGGATCAATGCTTGCGCTCTCTGCAGACGGTTTCTTCATCGGGAGCCTTGCAAATCCGATGATGCTGCTTGCGGTCATCGGCCTTGTGATTACGATCATCCTGATGGTGCTCAAGGTAAAAGGCGCTATCCTGATCGGGATCGTGCTCACGACGGTCGTTGGACTCTTCATGCCGAATGGCGAAGGCGGCACGATCACATCCCTTGCGGGAGTGGAAGTAAGTCCGCTTGCCCTTGCAGGCTTCATTGCCTTTGCGCTTATGGTGCTGTTTGTCATCATTTGGGGCGTAACCAAGAAAAAAGGAATGGGAACCATTGCGGGGATCTGCCTTGCGGCGACAGTGGTTCTGCTGATTGCAAACCTTGCGACCGGCGAATCCTCCATTTCGCTGGATCAGACATTCATGAAGATGGACTTCAGCAAGATGTTTGTTGGTCCGACCTTGTTTGTACAGGTTATTTCCTTTGTAACAGTTATTCTTGCCTTCCTGATGATCGATATGTTCGACACCATGGGAACGATTATCGGTACTGCTGAAAAAGCCGGATACCTGGATAAGGACGGTAACCTGCCGAAAGCAAACCAAGCGATGATGGCGGATGCAATCGCAACGGCAGCAGGCGCTGTGCTGGGCACGTCCACGGTTACGACATTTGTTGAGAGCGTCTCCGGCGTAAATGAAGGCGGCCGTACGGGCCTTACTTCAGTCGTTGTTGCAATCCTGTTTGTACTCGCGCTTCTGTTCGCGCCGATCGCGGGAATTATTCCGAGTTCGGCAACCGCTCCGGCGCTGATCGTTGTCGGTATCCTAATGATGGGACCGCTGATGAAGATTAGGTGGGACGATTTTGCGGAAGCCGCTCCGGCATTCATGACGGTGCTGTGCATGGGCTTCATGAGCTCCATCACAGACGGCATCGCATTTGGCTTCATTACATACGCCATTTGCAAAATATTCACCAAAAAGGCAAAAGAAGTTGGCGGAATTATGTGGGGTATCGTCATCATCTTCATTGTTTATTACATCATGAGGGCCATCGTTATAGGCTGA
- the purM gene encoding phosphoribosylformylglycinamidine cyclo-ligase, translated as MAVTYKDAGVDVERGYEAVRLMKEHVKKTFDGNVITDLGTFGGMYDIGNGQVLVSGTDGVGTKLKAAFAMEKNDTVGIDCVAMCVNDIVCHGASPLFFLDYIATGALVPGVAADIVSGIADGCMQAGCALIGGETAEMPGFYPEGEYDLAGFSVGIVNKKDIINGSAIEPGDKIIGLGSTGIHSNGFSLVRKLYAMDETLKTKTVPEAGKTLGELLLEPTRIYAKSILRLIGKMDVKGIAHITGGGFYENIPRVLPKTVNAKIKLGSWEMPYVFDMLVHDAQLSEKDAYNTFNMGIGMIVVVKPEDEKAALAALGASGEKAFAIGEMIPGDGGIELC; from the coding sequence ATGGCAGTAACTTATAAAGACGCCGGCGTTGATGTAGAGCGCGGATATGAAGCGGTAAGGCTCATGAAGGAGCATGTAAAAAAGACCTTTGACGGAAATGTGATTACCGACCTTGGAACATTCGGCGGGATGTACGATATTGGAAACGGGCAGGTACTCGTATCGGGAACGGACGGCGTAGGAACAAAACTGAAAGCCGCGTTTGCGATGGAAAAGAATGACACGGTCGGGATTGACTGCGTGGCGATGTGCGTTAACGATATAGTCTGCCATGGCGCGAGCCCCCTGTTTTTTCTGGATTATATAGCGACAGGAGCGCTTGTGCCCGGTGTTGCGGCAGATATCGTGAGTGGAATTGCGGATGGCTGCATGCAGGCCGGATGCGCGTTGATTGGCGGCGAAACAGCGGAGATGCCCGGATTTTATCCCGAGGGGGAATACGACCTTGCGGGATTCAGCGTGGGGATCGTGAATAAAAAAGATATTATCAATGGATCGGCGATCGAGCCTGGCGACAAGATCATCGGGCTTGGTTCGACTGGAATCCATTCCAACGGTTTTTCGCTGGTGCGCAAGCTGTATGCAATGGATGAAACCCTGAAAACCAAAACAGTGCCTGAAGCCGGAAAAACCCTGGGAGAGCTTTTGCTGGAGCCGACAAGGATTTATGCGAAATCTATCCTCAGGCTGATCGGGAAAATGGATGTAAAGGGGATCGCGCATATCACAGGCGGCGGATTTTACGAGAATATTCCGCGTGTTCTGCCAAAAACGGTGAACGCAAAAATTAAGCTCGGTTCATGGGAGATGCCATATGTATTTGATATGCTGGTGCACGACGCCCAACTTTCCGAGAAGGATGCCTATAATACGTTTAATATGGGGATTGGCATGATCGTCGTGGTAAAGCCGGAAGATGAAAAAGCGGCGCTCGCGGCACTTGGCGCTTCCGGAGAAAAGGCATTCGCGATCGGCGAGATGATTCCCGGCGATGGAGGCATCGAGCTATGCTGA
- the purH gene encoding bifunctional phosphoribosylaminoimidazolecarboxamide formyltransferase/IMP cyclohydrolase, which yields MAKRAFLSVFDKSGVVDFAKGLAGLGFEILSTGGTQRELENAGIKVTNVSDITGFPECLDGRVKTLHPKIHAGILAMRGNEEHMKQLEKLGVDTIDIVAVNLYPFKKTISKPDVTLEDAIENIDIGGPTMLRAAAKNWQDVASIVDSADYGTVLEELEKNGEVTRETKFRLCAKVFEETAAYDALISQYLRKQLATEELPEKLTLTYEKQQGMRYGENPHQKAAFYREPLYVPGSLANAEQLNGKELSFNNINDTAGALDCLREFEETTVVGVKHANPCGVGSAETVYDAYMKAYECDPVSIFGGIVACNREIDEKTAAQMSKIFLEIVVAPSYTKEALDILCQKKNLRILRLPGISAPLPKDGLDTKKVLGGLLVQGLNDKMFDGELRVVTKRKPTDEEMENLEFAFKVVKYVKSNGIAIAKDMGTLGIGPGQTNRIWAAEMALERSGEEAKGAVMASDAFFPFDDCVEAAAKAGITAIIQPGGSIRDEDSIKKCDENGIAMVFTGIRHFRH from the coding sequence ATGGCGAAAAGAGCTTTTTTAAGCGTATTCGATAAGAGCGGAGTGGTGGATTTCGCAAAAGGGCTTGCGGGACTTGGCTTTGAAATTCTTTCTACGGGCGGGACACAGCGTGAGCTGGAAAATGCCGGGATTAAGGTAACGAACGTTTCGGATATTACGGGTTTTCCGGAATGCCTTGACGGACGTGTAAAAACATTGCACCCGAAAATCCACGCGGGAATTCTTGCAATGCGCGGGAATGAAGAACATATGAAGCAGCTTGAGAAGCTGGGAGTGGATACGATTGATATCGTTGCCGTTAACTTATATCCCTTCAAGAAGACGATCTCAAAGCCGGATGTCACGCTGGAGGATGCGATTGAGAATATCGATATCGGCGGGCCGACTATGCTGCGCGCGGCAGCTAAAAACTGGCAGGATGTTGCGTCGATTGTGGACAGCGCCGATTATGGGACGGTACTGGAAGAGCTGGAAAAAAATGGGGAAGTAACACGCGAAACCAAATTCAGACTGTGTGCGAAGGTATTTGAAGAAACGGCGGCCTACGACGCACTCATTAGCCAGTACCTGAGGAAGCAGCTTGCCACGGAAGAGTTGCCCGAAAAATTGACGCTCACATATGAAAAACAGCAGGGGATGCGGTATGGCGAGAACCCGCACCAGAAGGCAGCATTCTACCGGGAACCGCTTTATGTACCGGGAAGCCTCGCGAATGCGGAACAGCTTAACGGCAAGGAGCTTTCATTCAACAATATCAATGATACGGCAGGCGCACTCGATTGCCTGCGCGAATTCGAAGAAACCACGGTGGTGGGCGTAAAGCATGCAAACCCTTGCGGCGTTGGAAGCGCGGAAACGGTTTACGACGCTTATATGAAGGCATACGAGTGCGATCCTGTTTCAATTTTTGGCGGCATTGTGGCGTGCAATCGTGAGATTGACGAGAAGACTGCGGCACAGATGAGCAAGATATTCCTGGAAATCGTCGTTGCGCCTTCCTATACAAAGGAAGCGCTTGACATTCTATGCCAAAAGAAAAATCTGCGGATACTGCGGCTGCCAGGGATTTCCGCACCTTTGCCGAAAGATGGACTCGATACCAAAAAGGTACTTGGCGGACTCTTGGTGCAAGGACTTAACGACAAGATGTTTGACGGCGAACTCAGGGTTGTGACAAAGCGCAAACCGACGGATGAAGAAATGGAGAATCTTGAATTTGCATTCAAAGTTGTAAAATATGTAAAATCGAACGGTATTGCGATTGCCAAGGATATGGGTACGCTTGGCATAGGACCGGGGCAGACAAACCGCATCTGGGCAGCGGAGATGGCGCTCGAGCGGAGCGGCGAGGAAGCAAAGGGCGCCGTGATGGCGTCGGATGCTTTCTTCCCGTTTGACGACTGTGTAGAGGCTGCCGCCAAGGCGGGCATCACTGCGATTATCCAGCCGGGCGGCTCGATCCGTGATGAGGATTCCATCAAGAAATGCGATGAAAATGGAATCGCGATGGTATTTACTGGAATTCGCCACTTCAGACACTAA
- a CDS encoding VOC family protein, whose protein sequence is MDGELKIKMYTFTVDCKEPYELAKFYAALLKWEIPFHDEEWACVSAPGTEQGMYPGIMFQRNPEYEPPVWPEEPEAQQQMAHLDFAVNDLDEAVRHAVQCGAAIANEQFSEDWKVMIDPAGHPFCLCQLKSMIESPHFALL, encoded by the coding sequence ATGGATGGGGAATTGAAAATCAAGATGTATACATTTACGGTGGACTGCAAAGAGCCCTATGAATTAGCAAAGTTCTATGCGGCGCTGCTCAAATGGGAAATCCCATTCCATGATGAAGAATGGGCGTGTGTAAGCGCTCCGGGAACAGAGCAGGGAATGTATCCCGGAATCATGTTCCAGCGGAATCCTGAATATGAACCGCCGGTATGGCCGGAAGAGCCTGAAGCTCAACAACAAATGGCGCATTTGGATTTTGCGGTTAATGATTTGGACGAGGCGGTCCGGCATGCAGTTCAATGCGGAGCGGCAATCGCAAATGAACAATTTTCCGAAGACTGGAAAGTTATGATCGATCCTGCCGGACATCCCTTCTGCCTATGTCAGCTGAAATCAATGATTGAAAGCCCTCATTTTGCGCTGCTATAG
- the purF gene encoding amidophosphoribosyltransferase, translated as MFIRPDRHNSYERWKPKDDVMVEECGVFGIFMDDRRYDPAEAAYLGLYALQHRGQESAGIAVADGRDVKFHKGMGLCSEVFKDNLGKILGGNISIGHVRYSTTGDSKADNAQPLVMSYRGGKLALAHNGNLINSSILREKLEDEGAIFQTTLDTEVMASLIARQSRHGILKAITAMMKVVRGSYALVIMTQEELIAVRDPLGIRPLALGKLDNSYVVASESCAFDAIDAEFVRDVRPGEILVINKDGLKSYQAQSSMKTALCVFEYVYFARPDSDIDGISVYRSRENMGIKLAQAFPIEADLVSDVPDSATPAASGYAAESGVPYAKALAKNRYVGRTFIQPSQALRERGVKLKLNAMKRNVHGKRLVLIDDSIVRGTTSRKIVEMLRLAGAREVHMMISSPPVICPCFFGIDTPSHDQLIGSKNSVEEIRRIIGADTLNYLSIEDLLKTVEGAGCNFCAGCFNGNYPVDMKEALKETEALDLATIE; from the coding sequence ATGTTCATTCGGCCTGATCGACATAACAGCTACGAACGCTGGAAGCCGAAAGATGATGTGATGGTAGAGGAGTGCGGCGTATTCGGTATTTTTATGGATGACCGCCGTTATGACCCTGCGGAAGCGGCCTATCTCGGGCTTTATGCGCTCCAGCACAGAGGACAGGAGAGCGCGGGAATTGCCGTTGCCGATGGGAGAGACGTCAAATTCCATAAAGGAATGGGCCTGTGCTCTGAAGTTTTCAAGGATAATCTTGGAAAGATACTTGGCGGAAATATCAGTATTGGGCATGTGCGGTATTCTACAACAGGGGACAGTAAAGCGGATAACGCGCAGCCTCTGGTAATGTCTTACCGCGGAGGCAAACTCGCCCTTGCACATAACGGCAATTTGATCAACAGCAGTATTTTGCGGGAAAAACTGGAGGACGAAGGCGCGATCTTTCAAACGACGCTTGATACGGAAGTGATGGCCAGCCTGATCGCCCGGCAGTCCCGGCATGGAATACTGAAGGCGATCACTGCGATGATGAAGGTGGTACGCGGTTCTTATGCTCTTGTGATTATGACACAGGAGGAGCTGATTGCCGTACGCGATCCGTTGGGAATACGTCCGCTTGCGTTGGGAAAGCTCGATAATAGCTATGTGGTCGCATCCGAATCCTGCGCTTTTGACGCGATTGATGCGGAATTTGTCCGCGATGTGCGGCCAGGGGAGATTCTTGTCATCAATAAGGATGGGCTTAAGTCTTATCAGGCACAGTCCTCCATGAAAACGGCGTTGTGCGTGTTTGAATATGTGTACTTTGCACGGCCTGATTCCGATATCGACGGAATCAGCGTATACCGTTCGCGGGAAAACATGGGGATCAAACTTGCACAGGCTTTCCCGATTGAGGCGGACCTTGTGAGCGACGTGCCGGATTCGGCAACGCCCGCCGCATCCGGATATGCGGCGGAGAGCGGGGTTCCCTACGCGAAAGCGCTGGCCAAAAACCGTTATGTGGGACGTACCTTCATCCAGCCGTCACAAGCCCTGCGGGAACGCGGCGTAAAACTGAAATTGAATGCAATGAAGCGCAATGTGCATGGGAAGCGGCTGGTATTGATCGACGATTCTATTGTACGCGGAACGACAAGCCGAAAAATTGTGGAAATGCTCCGGCTTGCAGGTGCGCGGGAGGTACATATGATGATTAGTTCGCCTCCGGTAATCTGCCCCTGCTTCTTCGGGATCGATACGCCGTCCCATGACCAATTGATCGGCTCCAAAAATTCTGTGGAGGAGATACGCAGGATTATCGGTGCGGATACGCTGAATTATCTTTCGATTGAGGACCTTTTGAAGACAGTGGAAGGCGCGGGATGCAATTTTTGTGCGGGATGCTTTAACGGCAACTATCCTGTTGATATGAAAGAAGCGCTGAAAGAGACGGAAGCGCTCGACCTTGCGACGATTGAATAA